A genomic segment from Aegilops tauschii subsp. strangulata cultivar AL8/78 chromosome 1, Aet v6.0, whole genome shotgun sequence encodes:
- the LOC109761289 gene encoding oxysterol-binding protein-related protein 1B produces the protein MRAREMHPLCCLAADYCPGGGGAAEDDDGDCSPPPADGAAVAGVLHKWTNIGRGWRPRWFAIRGGVLAYSKIRRRVAAEETPPPPPAELAVGAGVRVIGGADRGAGERPIGFVHLKISSFSESKSDDKRFYIITPTKTLQLRTGCVKDRVAWIEALVSARSEYSLGGILPSDRNGGSFSTEKLRDRLHAEGVGAEIVKDCEQIVHSEFSQYHVQMKQRCESYLSFIGSLPRELEAVNSEDATIRGNPQSQLFKPDFSSSGKCSEYSNTESSEDAGKQEIGRMSDEDEFHFYDTRQSFSDGVASPELKVRYLNYGNEACKFGDSLAADKTNEDLLSSAKRRSKLPEPVEKERSVSLWSMIKDNVGKDLTRVCLPVYFNEPLSSLQKCFEELEYSYLLDRAYECGLTGNGLMRILYVAAFAVSGYASTDSRPCKPFNPLLGETYEADYPEKGIRFFSEKVSHHPMAMACHCEGKGWKFWGDSNLKSKFWGQSIQVDPSGILTLEFDDGETFQWSKVTTTINNLIIGRVYCHHHGTMNISGNKKYSCKLMFKEQSFLERNPRQVQGFVKDADGTKVASLMGKWDESMYCVVSDDASKLSSHISHQSAGATLLWKKNEPPADPTRYNLSSFAITLNELTPGLKEKLPPTDSRLRPDQRHLENGEYEKANSEKLRLETRQRMARNMQESGWKPRWFQRDSEHGTYRYVGGYWEAREQTKWVGCSDIFGSFCDNPKPRVSTLYTSASV, from the exons ATGCGGGCCAGGGAGATGCACCCGCTCTGCTGCCTCGCAGCGGACTACTGCcccgggggcggcggcgccgccgaggacgacgacggggactgctccccgccgcccgcggacggggcggcggtggcgggggtGCTGCACAAGTGGACCAACATCGGCAGGGGCTGGCGCCCGCGCTGGTTCGCGATCCGCGGCGGCGTGCTCGCCTACTCGAAGATCCGCCGCCGCGTCGCGGCGGaggagacgccgccgccgccgccggccgagCTCGCCGTGGGCGCGGGCGTCAGGGTGATCGGGGGCGCGGACCGCGGCGCCGGGGAGCGGCCCATCGGATTCGTCCATCTCAAG ATCTCATCATTTAGTGAAAGTAAATCAGATGACAAACGGTTCTATATCATTACCCCAACCAAGACACTTCAGCTGAGGACAGGTTGCGTTAAGGACCGTGTCGCTTGGATTGAAGCACTTGTTTCAGCGAGAAGTGAATATTCTCTTGGTGGTATTTTACCAAGTGACCGGAATGGTGGATCATTTTCTACAGAAAAGCTAAGAGATCGCTTGCATGCTGAAGGTGTTGGTGCAGAAATTGTTAAAGACTGTGAGCAGATTGTTCATTCAGAATTTTCACAGTATCACGTACAGATGAAGCAGCGTTGTGAATCGTATTTAAGCTTTATCGGCAGTCTTCCACGGGAACTTGAG GCAGTTAATTCAGAAGATGCAACTATTCGTGGCAATCCACAGTCGCAGTTGTTCAAGCCTGACTTTTCCAGCTCTGGAAAATGTAGTG AATACAGCAACACAGAATCTTCTGAAGATGCTGGTAAACAAGAAATAGGGAGAATGTCAGATGAAGATGAGTTTCATTTCTATGATACAAGGCAAAGTTTTAGCGACGGTGTGGCTAGTCCTGAATTGAAAGTGAGATACTTAAATTATGGGAATGAAGCTTGCAAATTTGGTGACTCATTAGCTGCCGACAAGACCAATGAAGATCTATTATCGTCTGCGAAGAGGCGCTCCAAGTTGCCTGAACCAGTAGAGAAGGAGAGAAGTGTTAGCCTTTGGTCCATGATCAAAGATAATGTTGGCAAGGATCTTACAAGGGTCTGTCTTCCTGTTTATTTTAACGAGCCTTTGTCGTCTCTTCAAAAGTGCTTTGAAGAGTTGGAGTATTCCTATTTATTGGACCGTGCATACGAATGTGGTTTAACG GGCAATGGTCTGATGAGAATTCTTTATGTTGCTGCCTTTGCTGTCTCTGGATATGCTTCCACAGATAGCCGGCCCTGCAAACCTTTCAATCCACTGTTAGGGGAAACTTATGAAGCTGATTACCCTGAAAAGGGGATACGTTTCTTCTCTGAAAAG GTTAGTCATCATCCGATGGCCATGGCATGCCATTGTGAAGGAAAAGGTTGGAAATTTTGGGGAGACAGCAATCTAAAGAGTAAATTCTGGGGTCAGTCGATTCAAGTGGATCCTAGTGGCATATTAACCCTAGAGTTTGATGATGGAGAAACTTTCCAGTGGAGCAAG GTTACAACCACAATTAATAACCTTATCATTGGTCGAGTATATTGCCATCACCATGGCACAATGAATATTAGTGGAAACAAAAAATATTCATGCAAGCTGATGTTTAAAGAGCAGTCTTTTCTCGAACGTAATCCTCGCCAG GTTCAAGGCTTTGTTAAAGATGCTGATGGCACCAAGGTTGCATCCCTGATGGGCAAGTGGGACGAGAGCATGTATTGCGTTGTTAGTGATGATGCTTCTAAGCTGAGCTCTCATATTTCACATCAGAGTGCTGGCGCTACCTTGTTGTGGAAGAAAAATGAGCCTCCAGCAGATCCCACTCGATATAACTTGTCATCATTTGCGATTACTTTAAATGAGCTGACTCCAGGGCTTAAG GAGAAGCTTCCACCAACAGATTCAAGACTCAGACCAGACCAGCGACATCTAGAGAATGGGGAGTACGAAAAGGCCAACTCTGAGAAACTGCGCCTCGAGACCAGACAACGAATG GCAAGGAACATGCAGGAGAGTGGCTGGAAGCCAAGATGGTTCCAAAGGGACAGCGAGCATGGAACATACCGCTATGTCGGAGGCTACTGGGAGGCAAGGGAACAGACGAAATGGGTTGGATGCAGTGACATATTTGGCAGTTTCTGCGACAATCCAAAGCCACGGGTGTCCACGCTGTACACCAGCGCGAGTGTCTAA